In Dermacentor silvarum isolate Dsil-2018 chromosome 10, BIME_Dsil_1.4, whole genome shotgun sequence, the genomic stretch GACCATATGCAACGTTTCAGCTACATTCACCTGTTTTTCACTGCCTGTAGTCCTCCGGTAGCAGAGTCACTCAATGTGATGTGATCTGCTTCGGGCCTGTGAATCTAAAACTTCACTGCAGCCAATTGTCGCAGTAGTCTTGAAGTTGACCCACAGACATCCTGCTATGATCGACAGGGAATACGGGCATACAGCACAGCCCCTCGCCTTTTGTACACAATACGACACGGCGCGAAGCGGCAGCACCCGAAGAGGTAGTAAAATAtaagcatggcctccgaaatcagGGTGCTCCACGCCGTCCGATCCCGGAGGCCATATTATAGGGAAGAAGGTACGATGACTAGGGCTTCAGTCTCCGAGCTCCATTTCGACCACTTCGTCGAGGAACGGTTTGAGCATGGGCAGGAACACGCGCACGACGGCGCGCAGGTCGTAACCGCTGTCCACGTACACGGCGCCGGCCACGGACTGGAAGAAGTTCTGGATGAAGCAGCGACGCTTCTCCACGGTGCTCAGCTGCTTCAGGGTCTGCGGTGCCGGGAGAAGGCGTTCGGTGGGGCATGTGCGGGAGAGATACAGGAAGAAGCGTTACCACATGTGgacatttcattcattcattcattcattcattcattcattcattcattcattcattcattcattcatactatGCAGCCCCTATAGTCCACGTATTGGTAGCTCAAATAATCAATTACAAATAAGCAATGTTCAATTAAGGCCGGTAAATGAAAGATAAATTGAGTTATGGGGTTCAGCATCCTGGAACATCGCAGTGGGTCATGAGCGATGCTGTAGTGGAAGCCTTCGGATTAAAATACACGAGCGTCTCTGCATTCCGTTTTCGTAGGAATCCGACCATCGCAGATGGGAATCGATCCCTCGACCACGTGCTCTGCTGCGCAACGTCATCACCAACAACAGCCTAAACAGTAAACTCATAATGTCATGAGCGTGCTTAAGATACGAAGACGCAAACGGTCCCAGGCGAGCTGGTTGGCTCCCAGCCAGACCGTTTCTTCGGTACGGAAACCGGTGTCGTCCCATTATTTAAAAGCTCTGAATTAGCCCTTTCAGACGACAATTGATTCTCGATCTTGATTGAAAATTGAGTTTCACCATATTTCTTGCATTCACAGGATGACGAAAAGCGTACAGTTGCAGAACGATGCAAGAATTTTCTTTTCTTCACTGTGTTTTGCAACGTTTGCACAATTCGGACTCCATGCGAGGTCAGGTACGAGATTAACTACTACTTCGTCTAGCATGTATGGAAAGAACCCATCCAGCTACTTTAAAAGTATGCCTGACGTATGTAAAACATTGTCAATAACAGTgaaagtgaacccgctacatgacAACATACTGACGCGGTGAGCAAACACCCGGTCGTCCACATTCTATAACTTGTTTGAGTAGGACACCTTACACGTATCATTAACTTGCCGAACAGGTGGTATCGGAATTGTTTAAAGATTATACGACTCGTTTTAAATATAATTATTTTCACCAATGCTGTTGCTTTTGGTGGGTGCTATCTTGACATACATGATTGCGCCCACAGAGCCTCAATGACCGGATACTAGAGGGCCGGACAATAAAGAATTGAATAAATATTCGTAAAAATAAGTAACGGTGCTGAGTGTACGCTTATTTTATAATATTCTTTGGGTTATACCTCCGATGTGCTTTCTTTAAATAATTAATTTCTCATGTTCATTAGTTGCGTTGGCCTTCTTGCATAACGTCCATAAAAGGAGCGAAATAAACATCTTGGGATTATAATTTCGCTTTCACCTAGAAGTCTCCGTGGTTACATCGATTTAAAATATTATGAAACATTCATGGATCATGCCTTGAGGGATTTTCCTGCGCCAGAACGGCCTAAGAGCGAGAAAAAATAAATACTTGAAAATCAGTTTCGGCATGCGGAAGTTTCAGTGCGAACTTCAAGAATGGAATGCTCGGCCTAGATTTTTATCCACTAGTAAACAACTTTCTTCCGCTGAATGATTATAAACGAAGTTTTGAAACACCTTACCTGCCTTAAAAAGAGACACTGAATTAATTTAGACAAGTGAGGTACTTCTTTCAAAACTCCCGTTTCGTCAATTTCACGGAAAGGGGTGGATTAGCAGAAAATAATATGCCGGCCaaacttccatttttttttttcattttcaaatTTCGCACTCGAACCCCAGCGCCGgcacgtcactgtgacgtcaggATGTCCAAGTATTTTCTCAAATGGTTATGCCGCAGTAAACGTTCTCGAAACTTTCAGTGTTTAACTTCTTTTGAATACAATGAAGTGCATCATAAGGGAGGGGGGAAATTAACTAGGCCCTCGTAGACATCGTAAAAACATTTATGACGTTAACGGCGAGCTAGTGTACGTCCGAGCTCAAACCGGGGCCTTCGAGTTTCGTCAGCGCAACGccacatagccactaagctaccgcggggGGTTAGCGGTCGCTAAAGTCCGCGTGTTCGATGTAGACAGTAATTCGCTTTATCCGGGTTCGGACTGCACGTTAGCCGGGCGGCCTCTCACCTGAACACCCTTGACGTTCTTAATGTACTCGTTGAGGTGCTCCCAGTCCCGGCGGTCGTCGAGGAATACTGCCTCGTGGAACCCGTTGCGCACCGCCAGCAGCGCGTACGCCTCCTGGCACTCCACCAGGGCGCGCCTCTGCGCCAGCTGCTCCTTGGTCTTGACGGCGCAGTTCTCGAGCAGGTACTGCGAGATGACGAACTTGAGCACGTAGTCGCCCACGTAGTCGAGCGGGTCGCAGAAGGTCTTGTTGTTGGGACGCTTGCTCTGCTTGTACGTGCGGTGCAGAAGCGCCGCGAAGCAACGTGCCTGCGgcggtgaggaggaggaggaagagggaTGTCGCAGTGTAACGAGGTAACACGGCTCGAAAACTTTGCGCTGGTAACGCGCCTCTCCCGATAGAACGGTGGTGGCTTTGCGCCAACATGGCTCTGCGACTGCCTGAGTGATAAAACTCCACAACCACTTCAGCACTGTCACGGCATGTGGAGTCGCTCTGCTCAAAGTCTACCCTTTCAGGGTAGCGCTGACCGATGGTTTAGTCGGTAAAGCAGTACCACAGTGGCCGCGCAAAAGTGGCGCGTGACTCTTAAAAGAGGGGGACCACAGGGGATGACCGTTGTCATGTGCGGTTCTCCCCCTTTATTTCGTGTCACTTAAGCCCTAGCGCTGAGGCAGGCTAAATTTCTCCTTTAACGCATATAAGGAAACTGTGCGTCCGTTAAGGCTAAAGCTCTTTGCTCATATTAAGTACTACACCGCGAACTTGGGCGGAGTTCAGTTGGAAATAGGGCAGGTTTAAGTGACCTTCTCGTGTCCATGAGAGGGCCGCGCGAGGTCCAGCCCGTCGGCCTCATAATGAACTCAGCAAGAAGAGATAGAGGCAGGCAATATGCGACTCAACTCTTCGTCTTGAACTCGTAGCCCCCGAGCCTTTCCTTGACAAACTTGTCCGGGTACTCCATCTGCAGCTTCACCACCAGCTCGGGCTTCAGCACGAAGTGCGGATGGGTCCCCTCGGTCGAACCTGcccacagacagacagagagagagagagagagacataagaAAGTACTGCAGAGTGTCGCTCGAAGAAAAGTATTaagcagaatgcaaaaccgcGGTAGCTGGTTCGATTTGGGCCGCTCGACGATAACGCCGACAAAGTCAACCGTACAACGATGACTATAATGACCGCAACGGCAACtacacagtgatgatgatgataatgacaagGAAAACCGTGCAATGGTGACGATAACGACGACAGCGAAGGAGACGAGGACAATGGTGCAACGAAAGCGACACCAGACACGCCTCACAAATCGTGTGCGCCCGGAATCGAATCCTGTATGAAAACAAATACTTTTCCTTCTCCGGTGGCTGGTGTCTGTGATGAGGATAGTAAACACCATGGCGATACCATTGCGAGATGTCACGAAAGTTGGCTACAGCCATTGTAAGTTGGCTTAGGAAAGTACATGGAAAGTACATGGCTTAGGAAGTACGTGGAAGCACAGAGATCGCTTTGATCGGCATTCAATGGAGCGATTTTAATGATATCTGTCGCAGCCAAAATAAATGATAAAAATGTGGAAACTGTCGGAAGCAGACTTTTTCATTCAGGCCACTAGTTCCTGTCAGacaaaacaatttttaaaatcgACCAATTTATTAAAATTTAAGTGTACTGCAGTTTACAAGTGTAAAAACAATGTCACAATTATGCCGACTGCATGTATCGGGGCATCTAAAGGAAACAAAATTGTTGTAAATAAGGCTTTTGCAAAACTTTGCAACGATTTTGCAACGATTTCGCGTGAGCTGTAAACTAATAAACCACGTTTGTCTACTTGTGACTCTCTAAAAAAACAAAATTTACAGAATCAGTTATATCTGTTTTTAGTGAAGCCTCTGCGGAGTTCTAAACTTCgtggttaattttttttttttagttcttgaGTGACTTTTGCAAGAAAAGTTGAGGCCCTAAATCTAAATTCTGCTTCTCTCAAACGCCAAAAGTTTGCTTTTTCTGTCAAATCTAAGAAATTTAATTCGATCCTGTTCAGCGGTTGTCTATCCGGGACCAGATCCTGCGTTTCACACATGTTTATTTCAATAGGATAGTTGGAGTTGGGGCTCAAATAAAGCTTTCTCTCAATACCACCCATAAAGAAGAACCAATCGCTGTGTCCCACCAGCAAGAAACACGTTTCAAGGACGACAACTTTTTCGTTTCAAGGCAGAAGTTCACAGGAGGATGGATGCTTGATGTGACCAACAGTGGTGGAACAAGAAATGTCGCCCTGCAGCCAACGTTTTCGAGAAGGGTCGCTGCCCTGGCGGAGTAAAGTCCCTTTGTCGAAAGTTTGGCTACAGTTACGCATTCGTTACGTATTCACGCAGCGTCTCAGACATCGGGTTTTAAGCAAACAAACACGGCGTAGTGTATCGGTATGCGCCCTCAATACGCAGCATTCACGGGCACTTCGCAATCTTCGAGCCGACACGTTCGGAGTCGTAGTATACCGTATTTCATAGAATTCAAGCA encodes the following:
- the LOC119465915 gene encoding LOW QUALITY PROTEIN: ribonuclease 3-like (The sequence of the model RefSeq protein was modified relative to this genomic sequence to represent the inferred CDS: deleted 1 base in 1 codon), producing MENADGFVDMAEILDELEGHESTKKVTKAPLKEAPKAPAGSSATSRLFENGSTEGTHPHFVLKPELVVKLQMEYPDKFVKERLGGYEFKTKSTLLRALLHRTYKQSKRPNNKTFCDPLDYVGDYVLKFVISQYLLENCAVKTKEQLAQRRALVECQEAYALLAVRNGFHEAVFLDDRRDWEHLNEYIKNVKGVQTLKQLSTVEKRRCFIQNFFQSVAGAVYVDSGYDLRAVVRVFLPMLKPFLDEVVEMELGD